The genomic interval GCGGTCAGAGCAGTAGGGTGGTCCCAACCGAAGAAGATCCAACTGAGACTCGGATTCACGCCCCCTTTGCCCCCTTCGCCTCTAAAACCGAAATCATCAACAACCTGTTCATCATCGACGTAAAAGTCATAAGTTTTATCCTTAAAGTCAAGCACGATGCGGAAATGATGCCATTCTCCCAGTTTTCCCTGTGTCACCTTTTGTCCTGTGTTGCCATCGAGCGCATTGATAGCACCATCCGGCGAAATATTAAATACGGCAGCACCACCCCATTTGATGGCATCTCCACCGATATAGAACAGCATTGTGCCTGCGCCCTTTTCCCGCTGCGTGAATAATGAAGCGTACTGAATTCCATCATGGGTACCTTCAAAACTTCTGACCACCATTGTGTTTTCTGTGACCAGAATACTTTTGCCTGTATCCCCGCGCTTCACCTCGCTTCCAATTTGGCAAGTTTTTTGATTCATTACTGTTTTCCAGTCATCTTGCCCAGCGATGTCCCCATCTTTGAAGTTGTCAAAATTTTCACTGTACCACACGTTACAAAACGCATTGACCCCAAAAAACAGGAGTCCGAAACTGAATGCCAAACTTCGCTTTAACATCATAATAAGCCTCCTGAAAGTTTTGTTTTTATACGGCACCATACCACCGACATTATACCGAAATTGCTGACCAAAGTCAACATTTTTTCTAAAATTGGATTTTAATTATACTTTAGAGTATAATACTTTAGCGTATAATACTTCAAAATACATTTGAGAGGAACCTATGTTCATCAATCGACACCAAGAACTCGCAGCTTTAGATCGAATGTTTCAGTCAGAAACAGCAGAACTTTTCGTGTTATATGGCAGAAGACGGGTCGGAAAGACTGAGCTCTTATTACAGTTCTGCAAAGACAAAAGAAGTATCTATTTCCTCGCCAGTCAGTTAAAAGAGCGAGATCACCTCCGTCAACTCACTGAAACCGCAAGGCATGTTATCAATGACCCACTGCTCCAAAGCATCATCTTTGATGACTGGGAATCCGCACTCATCTATTTTGCACAACAAGCGGAAGAAGAGCGGCTGGTTTTGGTCCTTGATGAGTTTCAATATCTCTGTGAGGATAATGCAGCACTCCCTTCACTGATCCAACGTTTCTGGGATCTACACGGGAAAAATAGTAAACTCTTCTTGATTCTCTGTGGCTCACAGATAAGTTTCATGGAGCGAGAGGTATTGGCGGAGCGATCACCCTTATACGGACGACGCACCGGTCAGCTTCAGTTAATGCCGTTGTCCTATCGCGATAGCGGAGATTTTTTCTCAGCGTATTCTGCCAAAGAAAAACTCACTGCTTACGGCATCCTTGATGGTGTTCCAGCGTATCTTAACCGATTCGCGTTACATCCGTTGAACAGCTCACAGGATATTCCGCAAGAGGTATTTGAACAACACATCAAAAACGAATTGCTTACGCCGCAAGGCTACCTGTTTGATGAGGTCAATTTTCTTTTACGCATGGAACTCAGAGAACCGAAAACGTACGCAAGCGTGTTACACGCAATTGCTGGTGGTGCTACGCGATTAAACGAAATTGCGCAACAAGTTAAACTGAGTTCGACAGATACAAATAAATATCTTAGTGTGCTTCAGGAATTGGCATTAGTCAAACGTGAAACGCCTGTCACTGAACGGGCACCTCAAAAAAGCAGGAAAGGACTTTACAAAATCTCCGATAATTACGTCAAATTCTGGTTCCGGTTCGTGCTACCCAATCGAAGTCTCATCGAATTTGGGAATGCAGATTTGGTATATCAACAGATCATTGCGCCGAACCTTTCACACTATATGGGAGCAATTTTTGAAGATATTTGTCGTCAATATATCAGTCTTTATTGGGGAGAGACATTGAAAGTCGCTCCCAGACGGGTCGGTGCACACTGGGGATCAAATCTCGAAATTGATGTCCTGACAGAAAATGTTGATGGAAGCCACTGGTTTGGCGAGTGCAAGTGGTGGGAGGCACCGGTCGGAGAAAATGTCCTGAACTCTCTCATCGAAAATGCCGCAAAAGTCCCTGAGCAGTGGAAGCGTAACCCGCGATACATCCTATTTTCCGTTAACGGTTTTACGAATGCACTCAGACAGCGAGCGGAGAAAGCAGGTGTATTTCTCATTGAAGCAAACGACCTGTTTTAACCTGCCTATTACACAAACACATATTTTTTAACAACAAATGGAGAAACGGAATGGCTCAAATTATTACAGGACATCGGATTGGAGAAAACGGCACACTTCGCGTCGGATGTTCGGCTGTTATTTTTGACGAGCATCGCGAAAAAATTCTGCTAACAAGACGCGAGGATAACAACCAGTGGTGTCTACCGGGTGGGGGGATGGATCCGGATGAAAGTGCAAGTGAGGCATGTGTTCGAGAGGTCGAAGAAGAGACGGGTTTGCAGGTCGTCGTAAAACATTTAATTGGCGTTTACACAACCCCACACGAATTGATTGTATACCGAGACGGAAATAAAATCCAATTGGTGGCACTATGCTTTGAAGCGGAAATTGTGGGTGGTGAACTCCGGCTGAGTTGCGAAACAACCGAATACGGATATTTCTCCTATCAAGAGATACAGGAATCAGATCTGCTTTTGAACCACGTACAACGGATCAAAGATGCCTATAGTGAGAAAATGACGACTTTCGTCAGGTGAAGGATCTCTTGCTTGAACGAAATCACCCAAATTTTAGACATTCGTGTAAATACATATAGCGAAATCCAACGATCCAAACGTTGTGGACGTAAGAAAGTGTTGAGTTCACTTATACGCTTTCAGCCAGCAAATCTTGATTCTGACAATTTAGTACCGCATGCTATTCAAATTAAATAGGACTTACGCAATTCCTTTGTGGATGCAGTTTGAAACCACCTCCCACTGCAGGAGAATACGCGGAATTCTGTGGTTTTGCATAAGCCCTGTTAAATTATTAACTTCCATCAGTCAAGGTAGTTGACTCTACTTCAAAATGAGCATTCGCCGCGTTGCTGTGAAGTTTCCAGCGGTGAGAGTGTAAAAGTAAAGCCCGCTAGCGACCTGTTCACCGAACTCATTTTTTCCATCCCAATAGGCGGCGCGGCTGCGACTCTGATACATACCTGCAGGCTGATGTCCCAAGCTTAAGGTCCGAACCACTCGTCCGTTTGCAGCATAAATGTGCAGTGTGATATCCGCAGGTTTGGACAATTGGTACGGTATCCACGTCTCTGGATTGAACGGATTCGGGTAATTTGCTAACAGTGCTGTCTCCTTCGGAGTTA from Candidatus Poribacteria bacterium carries:
- a CDS encoding ATP-binding protein; this encodes MFINRHQELAALDRMFQSETAELFVLYGRRRVGKTELLLQFCKDKRSIYFLASQLKERDHLRQLTETARHVINDPLLQSIIFDDWESALIYFAQQAEEERLVLVLDEFQYLCEDNAALPSLIQRFWDLHGKNSKLFLILCGSQISFMEREVLAERSPLYGRRTGQLQLMPLSYRDSGDFFSAYSAKEKLTAYGILDGVPAYLNRFALHPLNSSQDIPQEVFEQHIKNELLTPQGYLFDEVNFLLRMELREPKTYASVLHAIAGGATRLNEIAQQVKLSSTDTNKYLSVLQELALVKRETPVTERAPQKSRKGLYKISDNYVKFWFRFVLPNRSLIEFGNADLVYQQIIAPNLSHYMGAIFEDICRQYISLYWGETLKVAPRRVGAHWGSNLEIDVLTENVDGSHWFGECKWWEAPVGENVLNSLIENAAKVPEQWKRNPRYILFSVNGFTNALRQRAEKAGVFLIEANDLF
- a CDS encoding NUDIX domain-containing protein; the encoded protein is MAQIITGHRIGENGTLRVGCSAVIFDEHREKILLTRREDNNQWCLPGGGMDPDESASEACVREVEEETGLQVVVKHLIGVYTTPHELIVYRDGNKIQLVALCFEAEIVGGELRLSCETTEYGYFSYQEIQESDLLLNHVQRIKDAYSEKMTTFVR